The proteins below come from a single Metarhizium brunneum chromosome 1, complete sequence genomic window:
- the sog2_0 gene encoding Leucine-rich repeat-containing protein sog2: protein MTAISNHCHEPPLAPGAKDAPLSTDLSPGRCLPAPKVLAIARKAMRDALLSEGLAGQLGDEVVGLQSGVTIDLSRSAIPELPEELVDIFKDKLERLALSHNQLSSLPVRLSECTSLRYLNIRANKIREFPLSLCHLKRLEILDLGQNQLRVLPPEVENLSSLKVLSIPKNQIRELPLCLANMASLQVLKIEGNPIIFPPQDLISTLATTSLQEDSSVGSDTTEVAMTARIKSILKQEAINSRVEPDFSNDSSRSTAPVDETPRPRRKRASHPYRSARRTGVVPSATGNAEERLRSKSETLSCLGQQDRWNRYAELKETGACNLYNREPSYDCTSQGARTGHKSATTSSDSILQQSIYARRLSVIPKRRRISKCFNPIIAFARGMLYAVLQIHPMIQQLAILARGELDNQPSLQIVIYSTNCHIEVLELEIQKYDTTALETSDHSTQTNIVLRACQTLMGAYRHICTLLADSADAPVDNGHARYVRTLLTLLYNCIMELRATTLSVGTECAGCASEHAAHRQDDSGAGADATDKPAAPRSRNEDVMPKSSHPPSSRGPTPTSPRPEPGHLQPPDLTLAMSDPDGLFEKILVCLQNSATVMLRILPAFGGHLTHGLRNAVRRRAPTSHIQHWRCLTKECANAIQHTQTVKREICRVKLGGRADRPTAEFWDLVIGFIASWTALLAEIMACINKILLPPDTRARLRPIQESMKETSHAVVRSPWCDVLSAGGLKATALPGRAASAPRGSAELAGRAAGEGAFVAVAVRGNGFDRGDGPGHGTAGVSLSRGDAVRQLSFASRPCVSAALETTAFKSG from the exons TGGCCGTTGCTTACCTGCACCAAAAGTCCTTGCCATCGCTCGCAAGGCAATGCGAGATGCTCTCCTGAGCGAAGGGTTGGCTGGGCAACTTGGCGATGAAGTCGTCGGTTTGCAGTCCGGCGTCACAATAGACCTGAGCCGCAGTGCCATACCAGAGCTGCCAGAGGAGCTTGTGGACATATTCAAGGATAAGCTAGAAAG ATTGGCCTTGTCGCACAATCAGCTGTCGTCTCTGCCGGTGCGGCTTTCAGAATGTACCTCGCTACGGTACCTGAATATCAGGGCAAACAAGATTAGGGAGTTTCCATTGTCC TTATGCCACTTGAAGCGCCTCGAGATTCTTGATCTTGGTCAGAACCAACTCCGTGTGCTGCCTCCAGAGGTTGAGAATTTATCGTCACTCAAGGTTCTTTCCATCCCGAAGAACCAAATCCGGGAGTTGCCATTATGCCTAGCCAATATGGCGTCTTTGCAGGTCCTTAAAATTGAAGGCAACCCAATCATCTTTCCGCCACAAGATCTCATCTCTACACTCGCCACCACCTCCCTTCAAGAAGATAGCTCCGTCGGCAGTGACACGACAGAGGTTGCTATGACGGCACGCATCAAATCGATCCTAAAGCAGGAGGCTATTAATAGCCGCGTGGAGCCAGACTTCTCGAACGACTCCAGTCGCTCCACTGCCCCGGTTGACGAGACTCCGCGCCCAAGACGGAAACGAGCT TCCCATCCCTATAGAAGCGCCCGAAGGACAGGAGTTGTGCCTTCAGCGACAGGCAATGCTGAAGAACGCCTCAGGAGTAAATCGGAAACCCTATCGTGCTTAGGCCAACAGGATAGATGGAACCGATACGCAGAACTCAAAGAGACCGGAGCATGTAATCTTTACAACCGAGAACCGAGCTACGACTGTACCTCGCAGGGAGCTAGGACTGGGCACAAGAGCGCTACTACGTCCTCGGACTCAATTCTCCAGCAATCCATCTACGCCAGACGACTCTCTGTGATACCCAAGCGGCGTCGGATATCGAAATGCTTCAACCCAATCATTGCATTTGCCAGGGGAATGCTATACGCCGTTCTCCAAATCCACCCCATGATCCAGCAGCTGGCCATCTTGGCTCGCGGCGAACTCGATAATCAGCCCAGCCTGCAAATAGTCATTTATAGTACAAATTGCCACATAGAAGTGTTGGAGCTAGAGATACAAAAGTACGACACAACAGCTCTGGAAACCTCGGACCATTCAACCCAGACGAATATTGTCCTCCGCGCGTGTCAGACACTCATGGGAGCGTACCGGCATATATGCACCCTGCTTGCGGATAGCGCAGATGCACCCGTCGACAACGGACACGCACGATATGTTCGAACACTATTGACATTACTCTACAATTGCATTATGGAGCTCCGCGCCACCACTCTATCCGTCGGAACCGAGTGCGCGGGCTGTGCTTCTGAACACGCCGCCCATCGCCAAGATGACtccggtgccggtgccgacGCCACGGACAAGCCTGCCGCACCGCGGAGCCGAAACGAGGACGTGATGCCAAAATCCAGCCATCCTCCATCCAGCCGGGGGCCAACCCCGACGTCGCCGCGTCCCGAGCCAGGGCACTTGCAACCTCCCGACCTGACCCTCGCCATGTCCGACCCGGACGGGCTATTCGAAAAGATACTCGTGTGCCTACAAAACTCGGCCACCGTGATGCTGCGCATCCTGCCCGCCTTTGGAGGCCACCTGACGCATGGGCTTCGCAACGCCGTGCGCAGGCGCGCGCCCACGTCGCACATCCAGCACTGGAGGTGCCTCACAAAGGAGTGCGCCAACGCCATCCAGCACACGCAGACGGTCAAGCGCGAGATCTGCCGCGTCAAGctgggcgggcgggcggACCGGCCGACCGCCGAGTTCTGGGACCTGGTCATCGGCTTCATCGCGTCGTGGACGGCGCTGCTGGCGGAGATTATGGCGTGCATCAACAAGATCCTCTTGCCGCCGGACACGAGGGCGCGCCTGAGGCCGATCCAGGAGAGCATGAAGGAGACGAGCCATGCGGTCGTGCGATCGCCGTGGTGCGATGTGCTTTCGGCGGGGGGGTTGAAGGCGACTGCTCTGCCGGGTCGAGCTGCGTCGGCGCCTCGAGGTTCTGCAGAGCTGGCTGGACGAGCGGCGGGTGAAGGGGCTTttgtggccgtggccgttcGGGGGAATGGGTTTGATCGTGGAGATGGGCCTGGACATGGTACTGCTGGTGTATCATTGTCGCGGGGGGATGCGGTGAGACAGTTGAGTTTTGCTTCGCGGCCGTGTGTCTCTGCGGCTTTGGAGACGACTGCTTTCAAGAGTGGCTGA